A genomic region of Manihot esculenta cultivar AM560-2 chromosome 15, M.esculenta_v8, whole genome shotgun sequence contains the following coding sequences:
- the LOC110602324 gene encoding 3-hydroxy-3-methylglutaryl-coenzyme A reductase 1 produces MDVRRRPTSGKPIHPMKLKPVEDESTQKLSDALHLPLYLINSLCFTVFFYVVYFLLARWREKIRTSTPLHVVTLSEIAAVVGLVASFIYLLCFFGIDFVQSLILRPPTDMWAVDDDADEEPEEQILLREDTRKLPCGQALDCSLSASPLSGPIVSSPKAMDPIVLPSPKPKVVDEIPFPTTNITTTLGDEDEEIIKSVVTGTIPSYSLESKLGDCKRAAAIRREALQRITGKSLSGLPLEGFDYESILGQCCEMPVGYVQIPVGIFGPLLLDGQEYSVPMATTEGCLVASANRGCKAIHLSGGATSVLLRDGMTRAPVVRFATVKRAAQLKLYLEDPANFEILSTLFNISSRFGRLQSIKCAIAGKNLYMRFCCSTGDAMGMNMVSKGVQNVLDFLQNDFPDMDVIGLSGNFCSDKKPAAVNWIEGRGKSVVCEAIIKGDVVTKVLKTNVEALVELNMLKNLTGSAMAGALGGFNAHASNILTAIYIATGQDPAQNVESSNCITMMEAVNGGQDLHVSVTMPSIEVGTVGGGTQLASQSACLNLLGVKGASKENPGTNSRLLASIVAGSVLAGELSLMSAIAAGQLVKSHMKYNRANKEAAGSKPSS; encoded by the exons ATGGATGTTCGCCGGCGACCTACATCCGGGAAACCCATCCACCCCATGAAGCTTAAGCCTGTGGAGGATGAGAGTACCCAGAAGCTTTCTGATGCATTGCATCTCCCTCTGTACCTAAtcaattctctctgcttcaccGTTTTCTTCTATGTTGTTTATTTTCTGCTCGCCCGCTGGCGTGAGAAAATTCGCACCTCTACCCCTCTACATGTCGTCACTCTCTCCGAAATTGCTGCCGTCGTTGGTTTGGTTGCTTCCTTCATTTACCTGCTTTGCTTCTTTGGTATTGACTTTGTCCAGTCCCTGATCTTACGGCCTCCTACTGATATGTGGGCTGTGGATGATGATGCTGATGAGGAGCCTGAGGAACAGATTCTACTCAGGGAAGATACCCGAAAGCTGCCATGTGGGCAAGCTCTCGATTGCTCTCTTTCTGCATCACCACTATCAGGGCCAATTGTTTCTTCTCCAAAAGCAATGGACCCTATCGTGCTTCCTTCTCCGAAGCCGAAAGTGGTCGATGAAATCCCATTTCCGACTACCAATATCACTACTACTTTGGGCGATGAAGATGAGGAGATCATCAAATCTGTTGTGACGGGAACTATCCCTTCTTATTCTCTGGAGTCTAAATTGGGGGATTGCAAGCGTGCTGCTGCAATCAGGCGCGAGGCCTTGCAGAGGATAACTGGTAAGTCGCTCTCTGGCTTACCACTAGAAGGCTTTGATTACGAGTCAATCTTGGGACAGTGCTGCGAGATGCCAGTTGGGTATGTCCAAATTCCCGTAGGTATCTTTGGACCTTTGTTGCTAGACGGCCAGGAATACTCGGTTCCCATGGCTACCACTGAAGGGTGCTTGGTAGCCAGTGCCAATAGGGGTTGCAAGGCCATTCACTTATCTGGGGGAGCCACAAGTGTCCTATTGAGAGATGGGATGACCAGAGCACCTGTCGTTAGGTTTGCGACTGTAAAAAGGGCGGCCCAGTTGAAGTTGTACTTGGAGGATCCTGCCAATTTCGAGATTCTGTCCACTTTGTTTAACATATCCAGCAGATTTGGCAGGCTTCAAAGCATCAAGTGTGCTATTGCCGGAAAGAATCTATACATGAGATTCTGTTGCAGCACTGGTGATGCTATGGGAATGAACATGGTCTCTAAAGGTGTCCAGAATGTATTGGATTTCCTCCAGAACGATTTCCCTGACATGGATGTCATTGGCCTTTCTG GTAACTTCTGCTCGGATAAGAAGCCTGCAGCTGTCAACTGGATTGAAGGAAGAGGCAAGTCAGTGGTGTGCGAGGCAATAATCAAGGGAGATGTGGTTACGAAGGTGTTGAAGACAAATGTAGAAGCCTTGGTGGAGCTTAATATGTTAAAGAACCTAACTGGTTCAGCTATGGCTGGAGCTCTCGGTGGGTTCAATGCTCATGCTAGTAACATATTGACTGCAATCTACATAGCTACCGGCCAAGATCCTGCACAGAACGTGGAAAGTTCTAACTGTATCACCATGATGGAAGCTGTTAATGGTGGACAGGATCTTCACGTCTCTGTCACTATGCCTTCTATTGAG GTTGGTACTGTTGGAGGAGGTACACAGCTTGCATCGCAGTCAGCATGCTTGAACCTGCTTGGGGTGAAGGGAGCAAGCAAAGAGAACCCAGGAACCAACTCAAGACTTTTAGCCTCCATAGTTGCTGGCTCTGTTCTTGCTGGAGAGCTATCTCTCATGTCTGCAATTGCTGCTGGACAACTAGTGAAGAGCCACATGAAATACAACAGAGCCAACAAAGAGGCTGCTGGTTCCAAGCCTTCTTCCtaa
- the LOC110602563 gene encoding cellulose synthase-like protein D4: MASFTSQTSKKTMRTPAGSQGRSSPSGQSVKFARRTSSGRYISLSREDLDMSGEIAGDYMNYTVHIPPTPDNQPMDTSVAVKAEEQYVSNSLFTGGFNSVTRAHLMDKVIESQVTHPQMAGAKGSSCAMPACDGKIMKDERGNDVIPCECRFKICRDCYLDAQKETGLCPGCKENYKVGDYDDDLPDFSSAPLHLPAPSKGENMTMTKRNQTGDFDHNRWLFETRGTYGYGNAFWPQDGDEGDEGGGMVENSDKPWRPLSRRIPMPAAIMSPYRLLIVVRFVVLVFFLHWRVTNPNEDARWLWMMSVVCEIWFAFSWILDQIPKLTPVNRSTDLDLLRDKFELPSPSNPTGRSDLPGIDLFVSTADPEKEPPLVTANTILSILAVDYPVEKVSCYISDDGGALLTFEAMAEACSFADLWVPFCRKHDIEPRNPDTYFSLKVDPTKNKSRLDFVKDRRRIKREYDEFKVRINGLPDSIRRRSDAFNAREEMKMLKHMRESATEPLERIKIQKATWMADGTHWPGTWASPAPEHSKGDHAGILQVMLKPPSPDPLTGGEDDKILDCADVDMRLPMFVYVSREKRPGYDHNKKAGAMNALVRASAVLSNGPFILNLDCDHYINNCKAVREGMCFMMDRGGEDICYIQFPQRFEGIDPSDRYANHNTVFFDGQMRALDGVQGPVYVGTGCMFRRFALYGFEPPNPDKYEQKSNDGSETRPLTATDFDPDLDVNLLPKRFGNSTLLAESIPIAEYHGRPLADHPAIKYGRPPGALRMPREPLDATTVAEAVSVISCWYEDKTEWGDRVGWIYGSVTEDVVTGYRMHNRGWRSVYCVTKRDAFRGSAPINLTDRLHQVLRWATGSVEIFFSRNNAFLASRKLKILQRLAYLNVGIYPFTSTFLIVYCFLPALSLFSGFFIVQSLSIAFLVYLLTITVCLISLAILELRWSGIGLEEWWRNEQFWLISGTSAHLAAVVQGLLKVIAGIEISFTLTAKAAGEDNDDIYAELYLVKWTSLMIPPIVIAMTNIIAIGFAFIRNIYTPTPEWSKFIGGAFFSFWVLAHLYPFAKGLMGRRGKTPTIVFVWSGLIAITLSLLWIAVSPPRVVTATTEAGGGGFQFP, translated from the exons ATGGCTTCCTTTACTTCCCAAACTTCTAAGAAAACCATGCGTACTCCTGCAGGCTCCCAGGGAAGAAGTTCTCCCAGTGGGCAAAGTGTGAAATTTGCAAGAAGAACTTCTAGTGGGCGCTATATTAGTCTTTCTAGAGAAGATCTTGATATGTCAGGAGAGATAGCTGGCGACTACATGAACTACACGGTACACATTCCTCCGACGCCAGATAATCAGCCAATGGATACGTCCGTGGCTGTGAAAGCTGAAGAGCAATATGTATCCAATTCTCTATTTACAGGTGGATTCAATAGTGTAACACGTGCCCATCTCATGGATAAAGTGATAGAATCTCAGGTTACACATCCTCAAATGGCTGGAGCTAAAGGCTCTTCATGTGCAATGCCTGCTTGTGATGGTAAGATCATGAAGGATGAGCGAGGAAATGATGTGATCCCTTGTGAATGCAG GTTCAAAATTTGCAGGGATTGTTATCTGGATGCCCAAAAGGAGACAGGTTTATGTCCAGGATGCAAGGAAAATTATAAAGTTGGAGATTATGACGATGACCTTCCTGATTTTTCTAGTGCACCGTTACATTTGCCTGCTCCTAGTAAAGGTGAAAACATGACAATGACGAAGAGGAACCAAACTGGAGACTTCGATCATAATAGGTGGCTATTTGAAACAAGAGGGACTTATGGCTATGGTAACGCCTTCTGGCCTCAAGATGGGGATGAAGGGGATGAAGGAGGTGGCATGGTAGAAAATTCCGATAAGCCTTGGAGACCCCTCAGTCGCAGAATACCAATGCCGGCAGCCATCATGAGTCCATATAG ATTGCTGATCGTAGTTCGATTTGTAGTTCTAGTGTTCTTCTTGCATTGGAGAGTTACCAATCCAAATGAAGATGCAAGATGGTTATGGATGATGTCAGTGGTGTGTGAAATATGGTTTGCTTTCTCTTGGATCTTGGATCAAATTCCAAAACTTACCCCTGTCAATCGTTCCACTGACCTGGATCTTCTTCGCGACAAGTTTGAACTACCATCACCCTCTAATCCCACCGGCCGGTCTGATCTCCCCGGAATAGACCTGTTTGTTTCAACTGCTGATCCTGAGAAAGAGCCACCCCTTGTAACTGCGAACACTATTCTTTCAATTCTAGCAGTTGATTACCCTGTAGAGAAGGTGTCTTGTTATATATCTGATGATGGAGGTGCTCTTCTTACTTTTGAAGCAATGGCCGAGGCTTGTAGCTTTGCTGATTTATGGGTTCCATTTTGCCGGAAACATGATATCGAACCAAGAAATCCTGATACTTACTTTAGCTTAAAAGTTGACCCAACCAAGAACAAGAGCAGGCTTGATTTTGTGAAAGACAGGAGACGGATAAAGAGGGAGTACGACGAATTCAAGGTAAGAATCAATGGTCTACCAGACTCCATTAGGAGGAGATCTGATGCTTTTAATGCAAGGGAGGAAATGAAAATGTTAAAGCACATGAGAGAAAGTGCAACTGAACCTTTAGAGCGTATAAAGATCCAAAAAGCCACTTGGATGGCAGACGGAACTCACTGGCCTGGAACCTGGGCTTCACCTGCTCCTGAACATTCTAAAGGTGACCATGCAGGAATTCTTCAG GTGATGCTTAAGCCCCCAAGCCCTGACCCACTAACGGGGGGTGAAGATGACAAGATTCTAGATTGCGCAGATGTTGATATGCGTCTCCCTATGTTTGTCTATGTATCCCGTGAAAAAAGACCAGGCTATGATCATAACAAGAAAGCTGGTGCCATGAATGCCTTAGTACGAGCATCTGCAGTGCTGTCAAATGGTCCCTTCATTCTCAACCTGGATTGTGATCACTATATCAATAACTGCAAAGCCGTCAGAGAAGGAATGTGCTTCATGATGGATAGAGGTGGTGAAGACATCTGCTACATTCAATTCCCTCAGAGATTTGAAGGCATTGATCCTTCTGATCGATATGCAAATCATAATACTGTTTTCTTCGACGGGCAAATGCGTGCCCTTGATGGAGTGCAG GGTCCAGTTTATGTGGGAACTGGTTGTATGTTCAGAAGGTTTGCATTGTATGGATTTGAACCTCCAAATCCTGATAAGTATGAACAGAAGAGCAACGATGGTTCTGAAACTCGTCCCTTAACAGCTACAGATTTTGACCCTGATCTTGATGTAAATCTACTGCCTAAGCGGTTTGGAAATTCCACGTTGTTGGCTGAATCTATACCTATCGCTGAATACCATGGCCGACCTCTTGCTGATCATCCTGCTATCAAGTATGGACGTCCACCTGGTGCTTTAAGGATGCCTCGCGAACCACTTGATGCCACTACTGTAGCTGAAGCTGTCTCAGTCATTTCTTGCTG gtATGAAGACAAGACTGAATGGGGTGATCGAGTGGGATGGATTTATGGTTCGGTTACAGAAGATGTGGTGACAGGTTACCGCATGCACAATCGTGGATGGCGCTCAGTCTACTGTGTGACCAAGCGAGATGCATTTCGTGGATCAGCTCCAATTAATCTCACTGATCGACTCCACCAAGTGCTCCGTTGGGCTACAGGTTCTGTTGAGATTTTTTTCTCCAGGAACAATGCCTTTCTTGCCTCTAGAAAGCTCAAAATACTTCAGCGCCTTGCCTATCTCAACGTCGGCATTTATCCATTCACTTCTACGTTCCTGATCGTCTATTGCTTCCTGCCtgctctctctcttttctcagGATTCTTCATTGTGCAATCACTTAGCATTGCATTTTTAGTTTACCTTTTAACAATAACTGTTTGTCTAATAAGTCTTGCCATCCTCGAGCTGAGATGGTCTGGTATAGGGTTGGAAGAGTGGTGGAGGAACGAACAATTCTGGCTCATCTCCGGCACAAGTGCTCACTTGGCAGCTGTTGTGCAGGGTCTTCTCAAGGTGATTGCAGGGATTGAAATCTCTTTCACATTAACTGCCAAGGCTGCAGGAGAAGACAATGACGATATTTATGCAGAACTGTATCTAGTAAAGTGGACTTCTCTAATGATTCCACCCATTGTCATTGCAATGACCAATATAATTGCCATCGGCTTTGCATTTATAAGGAATATTTACACCCCAACTCCAGAATGGAGCAAGTTCATCGGTGGAGCTTTCTTTAGCTTCTGGGTGTTGGCTCATCTGTATCCTTTTGCTAAAGGTTTGATGGGAAGGAGGGGGAAGACTCCCACGATTGTGTTTGTTTGGTCTGGACTCATTGCCATCACACTGTCTTTGCTTTGGATTGCCGTTAGCCCACCGAGGGTGGTCACTGCCACGACTGAAGCTGGTGGGGGAGGATTCCAGTTTCCATAA